The Oscarella lobularis chromosome 4, ooOscLobu1.1, whole genome shotgun sequence nucleotide sequence TCTAAGTATACATTTTTTCGCCTAGGTGACTCGCTACCTCATCGACTTCAACGCCACTCATTGCGTGGAATTTCCTTATCAGGAGTTCAGAATGCCTTGGTCATTATGAGACAGAAACGCTTTTGTTACGCGGCGGTTGCTAGAGTCTGAATAAAGAGATATTGTCTCTTTGCATGGTTTCTGCTGAATTTCCTAGTCGCACTCGCGACACAATCTTTGCCTCCTCGTACAAACGCACTTGCAGTCAGACAGGCTTACCATGCCACACCGGTACACGTAGAAAATTTAGTCTTCTGTCACGTCATCAGTTTCTTGGCAATCATGGCTGCAATGGTTACAGAACCAGCTACAGAAGCCAAACCAAAGATCCAAACGCATCGTCCAATCACCTACGTGCCTAAATTGAAACGGAATTGTTCTAGTAGGCCCTCTAGTACCTACCTTGTCCTGCCATTCTCGCCTCAACACGACGGTGTGATAAGGAATATTTGTGAAAGCAACCTAAGATACTCAGCATCACAAAAAATGACAATTTTTCTATCTGCCAATACCATGGTGTAGAGAGGAATAAACGTTCGAGGCATGAGCCAATTGAGAAAGCCGTCAACTTTTTTTCGCATTAAAAATGTCGTAGAGAGAACGTGGCTCCGCATCTAGATCAAGAAAACGCTTCCTTAACTAGGCAAAGCTGCTTCTACACGTATAGCTAAGACCTCGACGTAATTGTACATGGCCAGATCGCATATGGCTGTGGCGTCAGGATACCTCGTGTCAGAATACTCTTCCAAAGCCGATCCAACATTCCACAAATGCTTCTCAAGTAGTCCAACAAGAACAGTGCAGTCTTCAAAGCCCTGCATAGTTAACACTGCCATCGTAGCATCGTACCAAAGTCTTGGTATCTGTACCGCATTCATTCCTTGGCCATAGAAGGGTACCATGGCGTGAGCAGCGTCTCCTATGATCACAGCCTTGCTACCGGAATGATATGGAAAGCACTTCAAGAGATTGGAAAACGTAAGAACAGTGCTCGCTATTGCGCGCTATGATTCTGACTTTGATTGACGGAAGATGACTGACTGGATTTGTCTGATACTGGGTAACGAGTTCATTTCTATCAAATACGCAAGTAGATAGTCTCAAGAACCCATCGTTTTAATTACTACCCCCACCTGCCGAATAATTCAACAGAATCGGGAAATTCGGattcaaaaaatcgaatgATGTCGTCCTATATACAAAACGTCTTCAGAAGGCGCTCTTTGCTGCTTTCAGCAGCGCATACCtccgaatcgacgtcaatggTGTCAAATTTATCCAAGGGCATGAAAAGCGTACACGTAAAAGTCCCATCCTGCGCATACAAGTACCCTAGAGGGAATTCAATTCTGAAGCATCAGCATACCGGATTAGGTAAAGCAATCAGCATAAACGTGTGTCTTGGCCAAATGTGCAAATAGTTTGTTTCCATTTTGTACTAAGAAGAGGAACGAAATACTTTATTGTAGGTATGGTAGCCCTTTCCTACACTGCCATCGGGATTTGACGGCATGACGAGTTCCTTGTAAGCGTGAGGAATGTATTCTTGGCTGTAATTAAACCTATGCGAGTTGATtagattgaagaagaaacgatgtATGTGCACTATACACCTCAATTTTCTCATAAAGCACTTTCGAACTGCAGAATAAGCGCCGTCGGCACCAACCACCAAATCAGCAACGTCCTTCACTTCAGAGCCGTCGGATctaacaaaagaaagaatgtcAAATCTAAAGACTTTCACACCAGTGCTTTTTCGACAATTTGAAATCCATTTTTCCTGTATCTAATTCcaaagacgtcaatttgTGCAAGAACTTTAGCGTAACATTTGAACGTTCTGCCTCTAacaattcaaaaattttcttgGCGCACACAAAAACCAGTTGAGACATGAGATGCTTACTCGATAGCAGCGTCTCATTGAGTTTACGCCTATCAATGGACAAAATGCACTGCAAAAGTACACACTCCCTCAAAGAGAGTCAACTCTCAGTCAAGGAAATTACTCTACTTGATCTCCTTTTCCATACGGAACAAAAGTTTTTTCACCAGTGTAGCTGTGCAACATTCGTCCATACATTGGAATAGCCTGGTCGACAATCTACAAAGACACAATAATAAAATTCAGGGGTTCAGCCCCACGTGGGTCCGACCCCACGTATCTACTTAGATGTCTCTGTACAGCACTAGAGACCTCGGTTTCTATTTCGGCACCAGCCAATCGCAGAGCTGTGCGACCTCTCTCGGAAAGGGCAAGATTGATGCTGCGTCCCGCTGACTCTCCGCTTTCTCTTAGGTCTGACGGCGAGTCGCGCGTCTCTGAGTAATTTTCCATTTCTGCTTCTCGCTCTACCTGATCGGCTTTCATAGAGAGTGACGGAATAACCCTTTTTGCTTAGAATGACCGAACACAAGGAGCCGACCTGAACGAGAGTTGAGCGCAAGCACTTCTAAGAGCACGATTCCTACCAGTCCAGCGCCTACAATTGCCACGCTTTTGCCTTCGGAGCGAGAACGTTCGCTGAACATGGTTTAGACTACATTGAGGTTCGAACACGTGATCTGCTCAATATGCAATAAACAATAAAGAATAAAGAATTGACCACCGCGTGGAATACTTTCACCGCCGAGCCGGTTAGGATGCGTCGAAAGGGTAGGAGAAGGCGTGCAGGCGAAATGCGATTGCCGTTTCATCGTTCGAAATTTGCAGGACAACGTTCGCTGAACATGGTTTAGACTACATTGAGGTTTGAACACGTGATCTGCTCAATAAACAATAAAGAATAAAGAATTGACCACtgcgcctcctcctcctcctctacACGTCAATTTTTGAGCACGTGATTATTTGACTGCAAAACACTAAAACTATAGCCAGTATACTTGTGCACAAGCACACGTTCATCTCATCCAGTTTTTCCAAATAACGATGACTTCAAACTTGTCATCCAGTCTGTGAGACGAGCAAAGCCtgctttgctttcttttttggcAGTGTCAATGGTCTCCGCGACAGGCTGAGTGACAGACTTCTTGAGCTCCTTCATTCTAATTTGATCGCAGAGCCAGTCAAGTCCTTCATAAAGCCCATCACCGTTGATAGCCACAGCTCCCTGAATATCTACAGAGGAGCATGCCTTAGTGATTTATTTTAAACGGCTTTTTGCTTACGCCAGCTGTGAGAAGTGATTGACCCTAGATCGAGTTTTTTTGTGACTTCATCCACCGTCAATGAATTGGGTAAATCTTGTTTATTAGCTATGACAAGCAACATCGcatctttcaatttttgatcTTCCATGATCGAATGGAGCTCTTCTTTAGCCTGTCCAATTCGATCGCGATCATTGCTGTCAACAACATAAACGAGGGCGTCCGTATTTTCAAAGTAATGTCGATACAAAGGCCTCTAAATATAGTAGCATTATTGAATAGCGCACCTAATTGTATGTCAGTACAATTTTATCTCGGCTTCCAACATCCCAGGAGGTGAAGTTGATGCTTTTGTACTCAATGGTCTCAACGTTGAATCCAATTGTTGGAATAGTCGTCACTACCTCGCCTAATTTGAGCTGGTACAGCACGGTCGTCTTTCCAGCTGCATCAAGACCTGGACCATAGAAATAGACATATTACGGTCACGAAACAAACGCATGATGCGGCATCGCTGTGTCGGCTGTGATGAGTTCACCTATCATGAGCAGGCGCActtccttcttcttgaaCAATCTTTTGAGAATCGAATTGCCCATTGCTCTGGCGCCTATTGTCTGATTCTGTACACTGCGCTAAATACCGAGAACTTTCAATTAGCTGCGCGCGCAGAACGTGTCACGTGGTTTTGCTTTTCAGCGATTTTTTGCTCCTTCTTCATGGTGCGTCGCCTACAGATGAGAACGAGTGGCTGCCTTTTCGATCGCAGCAATGGtacaaaaggtaaaggcGTTACAAATGACGGTACAGCGCTGTACCctctcctcgtcctcctggtgatactggaAGTACACGACGTACTGAGGATACagaccgtacccactcctcgtcctcctggtgacacTGGATGTACTGAGGGTACagaccgtacccactcctcgtcctcctggtgatactggatgtacaagacgtacacaggatacagaccgtacccactcgtcctcctggtgatactggatgtacaagacgtactgagggtacagaccgtaccactcctcgtcctcctggtgatactggatgtacaagacgtactgAGGGTACAGACCGTACCTAGGGACTGTGTCGCCTACCAGCCTAGGCTACGCGCGTTAGAAACAACAGATGATCTCTACCCTATCACGCTTTTCTTCACCTACTGTAATATGACCATACAATTTGTCTTTACTCTTTTTGTTCTCTTTTCACTAGAGGTTTGTGTTTTCAATGCATGTATTACTAATAAATTGTTATAATATTACAAGTTCTCAATCAGCTAGCTATTCCAAACAAGGACGCCTTTAGACTTGTCATCCAGTTTTTAATATAAGCAAAGCCAGCTTTGCTTTCCTTTTGAACAGTAGCAATAGTCTCTGTGACAGGCTGAGCAACAGACTTCTTGAGCTGGTTCATCCGAAGTTGATTACAGAGCCAGTCAAGTCCCTCATAAAGCCCGTCTCCACTGACAGCTACAGCTCCCTGAATATCTAAGTAATACAGCAGCTTAATAAAGGAAAGCGCTCAATGTCAATATCATATTCCTACGCCAGCTGTGAGAAGTGATCGACTTGAGGTCGAGCTTTTCTGTGACCTCGTCCACAGTCATGGAGTTGGGCAGATCTTGTTTGTTTGCTATGACGAGCAGCAACGCATCCTCCAGTTCTCGTTCCTTCAGACTTGATTGgatctcttcttttgcctGTTCAATTCGTTCGCGATCATTgctgtcgacgacgaaaatgagAGCATCCGTGTTTTGAAAATAATGACGATACAAAGGCCTCTGAAAAATGACAATAGCCTATTTGTACTGTCAGTACAGTACACGCAGTAATCTTATACAATTTTATCTCGACCGCCGACATCCCAGGAGGTGAATTTGACGTGTTTGTATTCGATAGTCTCGACGTTAAACCCAATAGTGGGAATGGTCGTCACGACCTCACCCAATTTGAGCCTGTAGAGCATGGTAGTCTTCCCAGCGGCATCAAGACCTGTACAGTAGAATAGAATAAACCCTTACTGAAGACTAAGCAGCTTACCCATCATAAGAAGGCgcacttctttcttcttgaaCAATTTCTTGAAGAAGGAATTCCCCATTGTTGTCGTATTGCTCGTCAACCGATGTCTGATATGCCTATCGTCGCAGTTCAGGCAGCCTATATAGCATCTTTGACTGCCCACGTCGGAGGTTCCACGAGTACGGGTCAACGTGGCACATCTACATCAGCAAACAGATGACACAATCTCTATGAATAGCTCACCGTTACACACGTGAGCAATCACACAGTACGATGGTCTCCGAAGAGAGGTTCTTGCTTTTTGTTCGCGCATTGGctctgctcttctttctctacgCTTCTCTGAGT carries:
- the LOC136186305 gene encoding kynurenine 3-monooxygenase-like; translated protein: MFSERSRSEGKSVAIVGAGLVGSLCSVILSKKGYSVTLYESRSDLRESGESAGRSINLALSERGRTALRLAGAEIETEIVDQAIPMYGRMLHSYTGEKTFVPYGKGDQCILSIDRRKLNETLLSKAERSNVTLKFLHKLTSLELDTGKMDFKLSDGSEVKDVADLVVGADGAYSAVRKCFMRKLRFNYSQEYIPHAYKELVMPSNPDGSYKMETNYLHIWPRHTFMLIALPNPDGTFTCTLFMPLDKFDTIDVDSEDDIIRFFESEFPDSVELFGRNELVTQYQTNPVSHLPSIKCFPYHSGSKAVIIGDAAHAMVPFYGQGMNAGFEDCTVLVGLLEKHLWNVGSALEEYSDTRYPDATAICDLAMYNYVEMRSHVLSTTFLMRKKVDGFLNWLMPRTFIPLYTMVAFTNIPYHTVVLRREWQDKVIGRCVWIFGLASVAGSVTIAAMIAKKLMT
- the LOC136186309 gene encoding uncharacterized protein; its protein translation is MGNSILKRLFKKKEVRLLMIGLDAAGKTTVLYQLKLGEVVTTIPTIGFNVETIEYKSINFTSWDVGSRDKIRPLYRHYFENTDALVYVVDSNDRDRIGQAKEELHSIMEDQKLKDAMLLVIANKQDLPNSLTVDEVTKKLDLGSITSHSWHIQGAVAINGDGLYEGLDWLCDQIRMKELKKSVTQPVAETIDTAKKESKAGFARLTDWMTSLKSSLFGKTG
- the LOC136186308 gene encoding ADP-ribosylation factor 1-like, giving the protein MGNSFFKKLFKKKEVRLLMMGLDAAGKTTMLYRLKLGEVVTTIPTIGFNVETIEYKHVKFTSWDVGGRDKIRPLYRHYFQNTDALIFVVDSNDRERIEQAKEEIQSSLKERELEDALLLVIANKQDLPNSMTVDEVTEKLDLKSITSHSWHIQGAVAVSGDGLYEGLDWLCNQLRMNQLKKSVAQPVTETIATVQKESKAGFAYIKNWMTSLKASLFGIAS